A region of Cataglyphis hispanica isolate Lineage 1 chromosome 8, ULB_Chis1_1.0, whole genome shotgun sequence DNA encodes the following proteins:
- the LOC126851433 gene encoding ubiquitin-fold modifier-conjugating enzyme 1 — protein MVDESTKKTLSNIPLLQTKASPRDKDLWVQRLKEEYQALIKYVKNNKEADNDWFRLESNKEGTKWFGKCWYIQNFLKYEFEIEFDIPVTYPTTAPEIALPELDGKTAKMYRGGKICLTDHFKPLWARNVPKFGIAHAMALGLGPWLAVEIPELIERGVVVHKESEKKS, from the exons ATGGTGGATGAATCAACGAAGAAAACTTTAAGTAACATTCCGTTACTGCAAACAAAAGCCAGTCCTAGAGATAAAGATTTATGGGTGCAAAGATTGAAGGAAGAATATCAAGCTCTAATTAAG tatgtcaaaaataataaagaagcaGACAATGATTGGTTTCGACTGGAATCAAACAAGGAAGGTACCAAGTGGTTTGGCAAATGCTGGTATATTCAGAATTTCTTAAAGTATGAATTCGAAATAGAATTTGAT ATTCCTGTTACGTATCCCACAACGGCACCTGAAATTGCTTTACCAGAATTAGATGGTAAAACAGCAAAGATGTACAGGGGAGGTAAAATTTGTCTCACTGATCATTTCAAGCCATTGTGGGCTCGCAATGTACCCAAGTTTGGCATCGCTCATGCAATGGCTCTTGGA ttaGGACCATGGTTGGCAGTTGAGATTCCAGAGCTTATAGAAAGAGGTGTTGTAGTTCATAAAGAAAGTGAAAAGAAATCATGa
- the LOC126851432 gene encoding SAP domain-containing ribonucleoprotein, which translates to MADSSYEKGLTELSKMKVTDLRAELKQRGLPTVGNKNELVERLQLAIQGDSALSLDETTEEILDEDEVLGDEEIEELSSKPDSQVLPEKRKLSVENNNTNAKKIVLNRKPVLEEIKNDQVEKNENKNVKESDTASPEKKIIKLSELSTKERLEMRAKKFGMPLSEAAKKEARLARFNINNQNNKSAASIKTPVNTTYDTLKKRGERFGTSVSSLMEKAELAERLEKRKARFGEVQPVENKVSYNKIKIVK; encoded by the exons ATGGCAGACTCGTCTTACGAAAAAGGATTGACTGAATTGTCAAAAATGAAG GTGACTGATTTGAGAGCAGAATTAAAACAAAGAGGACTTCCCACTGTGGGCAATAAAAACGAATTAGTAGAAAGGCTTCAATTGGCAATCCAAGGAG attctgCCTTATCCTTGGATGAAACCACAGAAGAAATTTTAGATGAAGATGAAGTACTTGGT GATGAAGAAATAGAAGAATTATCCAGTAAACCAGATTCACAGGTGCTCCCTGAAAAACGGAAATTGTCCGTGGAGAACAATAATACTAATGCGAAAAAAATAGTGCTGAATCGCAAACCTGTacttgaagaaattaaaaatgatcaagtggaaaaaaatgaaaataaaaatgtaaaagaatctGATACTGCATCaccagagaaaaaaattattaaactatcAGAACTCAGCACAAAAGag agATTAGAGATGAGAGCTAAGAAATTTGGAATGCCGTTATCTGAGGCTGCAAAAAAAGAAGCTAGGTTAGctcgatttaatattaataatcaaaataataaatcagccGCATCTATAAAGACGCCTGtg AATACTACTTATGATACATTGAAGAAACGTGGGGAAAGATTTGGAACTTCCGTATCTAGTTTAATGGAAAAA gCCGAATTAGCTGAACGATTGGAAAAAAGGAAAGCTAGATTCGGTGAAGTACAGCCCGTCGAAAATAAAGTatcttacaataaaattaaaattgttaaatga
- the LOC126851411 gene encoding uncharacterized protein LOC126851411 isoform X2 codes for MVQSYSCKELDEQNIQGAIFYKRLIAVLLSNFAIQRVNDKLIGTLNMEASFSQFEYLQNFVDGQGSIREVDRILDNVIKQSDYTTSHYMTEMSYYLNLLSEHMMNCLLIMKEHWDITIISLIVISSFMVLRRQKWSRSLIIFLLIDVIFLISFFITWWRLIQEAEIKLMAAQAQFAEMPIACQPHKMGLWDKMVTSLFSTNDCEKYYESIMTNPRLQVTPAYALTYFLSTVIFQPLSYFGLVISEFIDNATNKLNFFYKIPIITALFLTICICIILFPLFLLGGSIKFGIGPFFKFGIKGNKNSDKRQERIDRIYEDTSFTKRLKDSEMMKQISLRQQDKDPAGGDASIDVHHLSEKHIKCKCENKNADESMECEEREKDNDC; via the exons ATGGTACAATCATATAGTTGTAAAGAATTGGATGAACAAAATATTCAGGGGGCAATCTTTTATAAACGTTTGATTGccgtattattatcaaattttgctaTACAG AGggttaatgataaattaattggaaCACTCAATATGGAAGCATCCTTTTCACAATTTGAATATCTCCAGAATTTTGTAGATGGCCAAGGATCTATAAGAGAAGTAGATAGAATTCTTGACAATGTGATAAAACAATCTGATTATACCACATCTCATTATATGACAGAAatgtcttattatttaaatttattatcagagCATATGATGAATTGTTTGTTAATCATGAAAGAACAT TGGGACATAACTATAATTTCCTTGATAGTCATATCTAGTTTTATGGTCTTAAGAAGACAAAAGTGGTCCCGaagtttaattatctttttattgattgatgttatatttctaattagttTTTTCATAACCTGGTGGCGACTTATACAG gaagcagaaattaaattaatggcTGCACAAGCGCAGTTTGCAGAAATGCCAATTGCTTGTCAGCCCCATAAAATGGGCCTCTGGGACAAAATGGTTACATCATTATTCT CTACAAATGATTGTGAAAAATACTATGAATCAATTATGACCAATCCTAGATTGCAAGTGACACCGGCATATGCATTGACATACTTTCTCAGTACAGTCATTTTTCAACCATTATCATATTTTGGACTTGTTATATCTGAATTTATAGATAATGCTACTA ataaactaaactttttttacaaaattcccATCATAACTGCCCTTTTCTTAACTATCTGcatatgcataatattatttccacTTTTCTTGCTTGGTGGATCTATTAAATTTGGTATTGGACCATTCTTCAAATTCGGAATAAAGGGTAATAAAAACTCCGATAAAAGACAAGAGCGCATTGATCGAATTTACGAG gatACTTCGTTCACGAAACGATTGAAAGATTCAGAAATGATGAAGCAAATTTCATTAAGGCAGCAAGATAaag acCCTGCTGGAGGCGATGCTAGCATTGACGTACATCATTTAAGTGAGAAACATATAAAGTgcaaatgtgaaaataaaaatgcagatGAAAGTATGGAAtgcgaagaaagagagaaagataatgaTTGTTAA
- the LOC126851421 gene encoding LOW QUALITY PROTEIN: arginine-hydroxylase NDUFAF5, mitochondrial (The sequence of the model RefSeq protein was modified relative to this genomic sequence to represent the inferred CDS: inserted 2 bases in 1 codon) gives MVSKILFRGTSRTLCYRMICGKLNLLNPRYNPGPNVACNVVSMSSLPPDSPMNVFDKKTKLLQRERAAKNADVHLYDYLKDEVGDRLSDRIFDIKRKFGRVLNLGCGRGHVSKRILGESVEELVLAEMSPSFLQQADTVKGMRVKREVIDEENVSFEPNSFDMVISCLSLHWINDLPGCFRRINNSLKNDGVFLAAIFGGDTLYELRSSLQLAELERHGGISPHISPFVEIKDIGSLLTRANFTMLTIDTDEIVIGYPSMFELMWDLKGMAENNAARNRNLHLXRDTLIAAASIYKELYGKVKEDGTVFVPATFQIIYMLGWKPDASQPKPLERGTGEISLKDLYKLDEIIKTSKKIKLDDDK, from the exons ATGGTATCGAAAATTCTGTTTCGTGGAACAAGTCGGACGTTATGTTATCGCATGATATGcggtaaattaaatttattaaatcctaGATATAATCCTGGTCCTAACGTTGCGTGTAATGTAGTGTCAATGTCCTCGTTGCCACCTGACAGTCCGATGAACGTGTTCGATAAGAAGACCAAGCTGCTGCAGCGCGAACGCGCTGCAAAGAACGCTGATGTCCATCTGTATGATTACCTCAAGGACGAAGTGGGTGACAGGCTGTCCGACCGGATATTCGATATCAAACGAAAGTTTGGCAGGGTCCTCAATCTGGGATGCGGTCGCGGTCATGTATCCAAGCGAATCCTCGGCGAGTCTGTGGAGGAATTGGTGCTGGCCGAGATGAGTCCAAGTTTCTTGCAGCAAGCCGATACCGTGAAGGGAATGAGAGTCAAGAGGGAAGTCATTGATGAGGAGAATGTGTCCTTCGAACCTAACAGTTTCGACATGGTGATAAGTTGTTTGAGTCTTCATTGGATTAATGACCTTCCTGGATGCTTCCGACGTATCAATAATAGTCTGAAAAACGACGGAGTCTTTCTAGCGGCTATATTTGGCGGCGATACTCTTTACGAGTTGAG AAGTTCCTTGCAATTAGCCGAACTGGAGAGACATGGTGGGATTTCGCCGCATATTTCACCCTTTGTGGAAATCAAGGACATTGGATCTTTATTAACAAGAGCGAATTTTACTATGTTGACTATTGATACTGATGAGATAGTCATCGGTTATCCGAGTATGTTCGAGCTTATGTGGGACTTGAAAG gAATGGCAGAAAATAATGCAGCCAGGAATCGTAACTTGCACCT CCGAGATACGCTGATTGCAGCAGCATCCATATATAAAGAACTGTATGGAAAAGTCAAAGAAGATGGTACTGTATTCGTTCCTGCCACGtttcagataatatatatgttgggATGGAAACCAGATGCATCTCAACCAAAGCCTCTCGAGAGAGGAACAGGGGAAATATCACTTAAGGACCTGTATAAACTCGACGAAATCATTAAAACcagtaagaaaataaaactagaTGATgataaatag
- the LOC126851411 gene encoding uncharacterized protein LOC126851411 isoform X1 yields the protein MQPFKTLIYIVLYLCALYCYVYCDETNTFNDVTPSTDELQNIHSFFYLSEDDFSSPAVQTKKNGQSAMVQSYSCKELDEQNIQGAIFYKRLIAVLLSNFAIQRVNDKLIGTLNMEASFSQFEYLQNFVDGQGSIREVDRILDNVIKQSDYTTSHYMTEMSYYLNLLSEHMMNCLLIMKEHWDITIISLIVISSFMVLRRQKWSRSLIIFLLIDVIFLISFFITWWRLIQEAEIKLMAAQAQFAEMPIACQPHKMGLWDKMVTSLFSTNDCEKYYESIMTNPRLQVTPAYALTYFLSTVIFQPLSYFGLVISEFIDNATNKLNFFYKIPIITALFLTICICIILFPLFLLGGSIKFGIGPFFKFGIKGNKNSDKRQERIDRIYEDTSFTKRLKDSEMMKQISLRQQDKDPAGGDASIDVHHLSEKHIKCKCENKNADESMECEEREKDNDC from the exons ATGCAGCCCTTCaagacattaatatatattgtattatatttgtgtgcaCTTTACTGTTACGTTTATTGCGACGAGACGAATACATTCAATGATGTCACgcc gtcTACAGACGAGcttcaaaatatacattcttttttttatttgtctgaAGATGATTTCTCtag tcCAGCAGtgcaaacaaaaaagaatGGTCAATCTGCAATGGTACAATCATATAGTTGTAAAGAATTGGATGAACAAAATATTCAGGGGGCAATCTTTTATAAACGTTTGATTGccgtattattatcaaattttgctaTACAG AGggttaatgataaattaattggaaCACTCAATATGGAAGCATCCTTTTCACAATTTGAATATCTCCAGAATTTTGTAGATGGCCAAGGATCTATAAGAGAAGTAGATAGAATTCTTGACAATGTGATAAAACAATCTGATTATACCACATCTCATTATATGACAGAAatgtcttattatttaaatttattatcagagCATATGATGAATTGTTTGTTAATCATGAAAGAACAT TGGGACATAACTATAATTTCCTTGATAGTCATATCTAGTTTTATGGTCTTAAGAAGACAAAAGTGGTCCCGaagtttaattatctttttattgattgatgttatatttctaattagttTTTTCATAACCTGGTGGCGACTTATACAG gaagcagaaattaaattaatggcTGCACAAGCGCAGTTTGCAGAAATGCCAATTGCTTGTCAGCCCCATAAAATGGGCCTCTGGGACAAAATGGTTACATCATTATTCT CTACAAATGATTGTGAAAAATACTATGAATCAATTATGACCAATCCTAGATTGCAAGTGACACCGGCATATGCATTGACATACTTTCTCAGTACAGTCATTTTTCAACCATTATCATATTTTGGACTTGTTATATCTGAATTTATAGATAATGCTACTA ataaactaaactttttttacaaaattcccATCATAACTGCCCTTTTCTTAACTATCTGcatatgcataatattatttccacTTTTCTTGCTTGGTGGATCTATTAAATTTGGTATTGGACCATTCTTCAAATTCGGAATAAAGGGTAATAAAAACTCCGATAAAAGACAAGAGCGCATTGATCGAATTTACGAG gatACTTCGTTCACGAAACGATTGAAAGATTCAGAAATGATGAAGCAAATTTCATTAAGGCAGCAAGATAaag acCCTGCTGGAGGCGATGCTAGCATTGACGTACATCATTTAAGTGAGAAACATATAAAGTgcaaatgtgaaaataaaaatgcagatGAAAGTATGGAAtgcgaagaaagagagaaagataatgaTTGTTAA